A window of Dehalobacter sp. contains these coding sequences:
- a CDS encoding ABC transporter permease translates to MRIIHIILKEFKQNIRDSKANIMMVLFPIVLIVILGTAFSGVFSNDIVLDDIRVLYSVQGDPALTESFHSFQEELQKQLGITFTETTNPEEGLSSIRNDRYSCFILLTSAPPEIHVYKNARFNFEANLVESSVKVFAARYDAVKLIAQTNPSALAGIMASPEEDYVQSESIDKKREPGSLDYYAVTMLTLFLLYASLTGFWSVKNEQNFKTGNRILSSPVTKIELLTGKTLGGLLVTIVQAAVVLLFSSLFFKVYWGSDLLSVLLIIFSEAVLAISLGTGIAYLIRNDGTGAACLNVLIPIIAFLGGGYVPLSSLNGPLTAITALSPLKWTNEAIFRLIYDQDYTIMLPAILINLAVAATFLMVSAFLSRKEAV, encoded by the coding sequence ATGAGAATTATTCATATTATTTTAAAGGAATTCAAACAGAACATTCGGGATTCCAAAGCGAATATTATGATGGTCCTTTTCCCGATTGTCTTGATTGTCATCCTGGGTACGGCCTTTTCCGGTGTATTTTCCAATGATATTGTATTGGACGATATACGTGTCCTTTATTCTGTTCAAGGAGATCCGGCACTTACCGAAAGTTTTCATTCCTTTCAGGAGGAGCTGCAGAAACAGCTGGGAATTACTTTTACCGAAACGACAAACCCAGAGGAAGGTCTAAGCAGTATTAGAAATGACCGGTATTCCTGTTTTATTTTGCTGACGAGCGCCCCCCCGGAAATTCACGTCTACAAAAATGCGCGTTTTAACTTTGAGGCCAATCTCGTTGAATCATCCGTTAAAGTGTTTGCCGCCAGATATGATGCCGTTAAGCTGATTGCCCAAACAAATCCTTCTGCATTAGCGGGCATTATGGCTAGTCCTGAAGAAGATTATGTTCAGTCCGAATCCATAGACAAAAAAAGAGAACCCGGTTCACTGGATTACTACGCGGTAACCATGCTGACACTTTTTTTACTGTACGCTTCGCTGACCGGATTCTGGTCTGTTAAAAATGAACAGAATTTTAAAACCGGCAACCGGATACTTAGCAGTCCTGTCACCAAAATCGAACTGCTCACAGGCAAAACCCTCGGCGGCCTCCTGGTAACCATCGTGCAGGCAGCGGTCGTTCTTCTGTTTAGCTCGCTTTTCTTTAAAGTGTACTGGGGATCAGACCTGCTATCGGTCCTGCTGATCATTTTCTCTGAAGCTGTTCTGGCAATCAGTCTGGGTACGGGAATTGCTTACCTGATTCGCAATGACGGTACAGGTGCCGCTTGTCTAAATGTTCTGATCCCAATTATTGCTTTCCTCGGCGGCGGGTATGTCCCGTTATCCTCGCTGAATGGTCCACTCACTGCCATCACTGCGCTATCTCCGCTTAAGTGGACAAATGAGGCAATTTTCAGATTGATCTATGATCAGGACTATACGATCATGCTTCCTGCTATTCTGATCAATCTGGCTGTCGCCGCGACATTTCTAATGGTCTCAGCATTCCTATCCAGAAAGGAGGCGGTCTGA
- the panB gene encoding 3-methyl-2-oxobutanoate hydroxymethyltransferase — protein sequence MRSKVNINALQNKVNLSEKITMLTCYDYPMALLEEKAGIDIILVGDSMAMTVLGEETTLGMDLDTMVTHAKAVRKGAPTAYLVGDMPYMTYQISKKEAIRNASRFMAEAGCDAVKLEGGSNMADTVEAMVKATIPVMGHLGLTPQSMAQLGGFKSQGRDCAGALKIIEDARILEEAGISLLLLEAIPPEVGKIVTERANIPVIGIGAGPYVHGQLMIVHDALGFFDAFTPKFVKKYVNLNSIILDALESYKNDVVGEQYPEDGHNYNFMNGELEKLLRQA from the coding sequence ATGCGATCGAAAGTCAACATCAATGCGTTGCAGAACAAAGTGAATTTAAGTGAAAAAATTACCATGCTCACGTGCTATGACTATCCAATGGCCCTTCTTGAAGAGAAGGCTGGTATCGATATTATACTTGTCGGAGATTCTATGGCGATGACCGTTCTGGGAGAAGAAACAACCCTGGGCATGGATCTGGATACCATGGTCACACATGCTAAGGCAGTCCGTAAAGGTGCACCCACGGCGTACTTAGTCGGCGATATGCCTTACATGACCTATCAGATCAGCAAAAAAGAAGCCATTCGCAATGCAAGCCGTTTTATGGCAGAGGCTGGCTGCGATGCTGTCAAGCTGGAAGGCGGATCCAATATGGCGGATACCGTCGAAGCTATGGTCAAAGCGACCATTCCTGTCATGGGACATCTTGGCTTAACTCCGCAATCGATGGCTCAATTAGGTGGATTCAAATCCCAGGGACGCGATTGTGCAGGCGCCTTAAAGATTATTGAAGATGCCAGGATTCTTGAGGAAGCCGGTATTAGCCTGTTACTGCTGGAAGCTATTCCGCCTGAAGTCGGCAAGATTGTTACTGAAAGAGCAAATATCCCGGTTATTGGGATCGGAGCAGGTCCATATGTTCATGGACAGCTGATGATCGTCCACGATGCGCTGGGTTTCTTTGACGCTTTCACCCCCAAATTTGTCAAGAAGTATGTGAATCTGAATTCGATCATCTTGGATGCTTTGGAAAGCTACAAGAATGATGTAGTTGGGGAACAGTATCCGGAAGACGGGCATAATTATAACTTTATGAATGGGGAATTGGAAAAGCTTCTCAGGCAAGCATAA
- a CDS encoding ABC transporter permease, with protein MKNILFLVRNTLKVTFRKKGNYIVYLLLPLLGIVFALAIYSGAKSEPVQIGLIDKDQTALSAYLVQETAKAGNYTLTPLQETEIKNNLLDQTLEAAIIIPGGYEKSIVAGSPAAIKIISLKGQDTTAWLEQFFNLQTRNLKDLAAAAGGDETAFRGLFQEYSSHPLQVSAVELQDESVSKDITLTSFGFLLMFVMLGAGLTSHAILNEKKTRTYHRICASPVSPKEYLSANALSSLIIVTVQTLFIIVALQYLFRIETYVPAILLFFILLLFGLVSIGIGLITTAFSSSSYMAGTLSTLILTPTCMLGGCFWPVSLMPETMQKIAHFMPQWWALDAIQKMQSGSSLSEILMNIAILIAFAVAFFLIAVYRFARENNIQKFV; from the coding sequence ATGAAAAACATTCTATTTTTAGTCCGGAACACCTTAAAGGTCACCTTTAGAAAAAAGGGGAATTATATTGTCTATCTGCTTCTTCCGCTGCTCGGTATTGTCTTTGCACTGGCGATCTACAGCGGGGCCAAGTCAGAACCCGTCCAAATCGGGCTGATTGACAAAGACCAAACTGCCCTTTCCGCCTACCTTGTCCAGGAAACTGCTAAAGCGGGAAACTATACGCTTACTCCCCTCCAAGAAACAGAAATAAAAAACAACCTTCTGGATCAAACCCTGGAGGCAGCTATCATCATCCCCGGTGGATATGAAAAAAGTATTGTTGCCGGCTCTCCGGCAGCAATCAAAATCATCTCGTTAAAGGGACAGGATACAACGGCCTGGCTGGAGCAGTTTTTTAATCTGCAGACCCGGAATCTGAAAGATCTGGCTGCCGCTGCCGGCGGGGACGAGACAGCTTTCCGGGGACTGTTTCAGGAATACAGCAGCCATCCGCTCCAGGTATCTGCTGTCGAACTGCAGGACGAAAGTGTCAGCAAGGATATTACCCTGACAAGCTTCGGCTTCCTGCTGATGTTTGTAATGCTCGGAGCAGGCTTGACATCTCATGCTATCCTGAATGAAAAAAAAACCAGGACCTATCACAGAATTTGTGCGAGTCCCGTATCGCCAAAGGAATATCTCAGTGCAAATGCGCTAAGCAGCCTGATCATCGTTACCGTTCAAACACTCTTTATCATCGTGGCTTTACAATATCTGTTCCGTATTGAAACCTATGTGCCTGCAATCCTTCTGTTCTTTATCCTTCTGCTGTTCGGCCTTGTTTCAATCGGGATCGGACTTATTACAACAGCGTTTTCCAGTTCGTCCTACATGGCAGGCACGCTTTCTACGCTTATCCTGACGCCGACCTGCATGCTGGGAGGATGTTTCTGGCCGGTTAGCCTGATGCCCGAAACCATGCAGAAAATCGCCCACTTTATGCCGCAATGGTGGGCTTTGGATGCGATTCAAAAAATGCAGTCCGGCAGCAGTCTGTCGGAAATCCTGATGAATATTGCTATCTTGATTGCTTTTGCCGTGGCTTTCTTCCTAATTGCAGTGTACCGGTTCGCCAGGGAAAACAATATCCAGAAATTCGTGTAA
- the uvrA gene encoding excinuclease ABC subunit UvrA, which translates to MTQDYIKVRGARVHNLKNIDVDIPRDKLVVITGLSGSGKSSLAFDTIYAEGQRRYVESLSAYARQFLGQMDKPDVDYIEGLSPAISIDQKTTSRNPRSTVGTVTEIYDYLRLLYARVGHPHCPNCGKEISQQTVQQMVDQLLTYPEKSRLQILAPVIKGKKGEHVRTLEQVRKSGYVRVRVDGEVRDLSEEILLEKNKKHSIDVVVDRISLKPDSTARLADSIETALKLAEGTVLVDIAGREEILFSENFACPDCGIAIDEIAPRLFSFNSPFGACPSCTGLGANLEADIDLIIPDRSKSINEGAIVPWAKSSSSYYPALLQGLAEKFGFSLDCPVKDLTPEQWQALVYGSDSPIKFSYYNVFDELKYWKAPFEGLVPYFNRRYKESTSDYVRNEIEGLMTEKPCPACQGKRLKPEALAVKINRLSIYELTRLTVMESLDFFKKIVLSEKEQMIARQVLKEIKERLGFLVNVGLDYLTLDRAAGTLSGGEAQRIRLATQIGSSLTGVLYVLDEPSIGLHQRDNAKLLDTLKKLRDLGNTLLVVEHDEDTLLEADHIIDIGPGAGAHGGHIVAQGDLEAIKACEASITGQYQTGRKKIEVPAERRRPNGKWLEVIGAAQNNLKQLHAKFPLGVMTCVTGVSGSGKSTLVNEILFKGLQMELKISSKIRPGAYQELKGLEYVDKVIDIDQSPIGRTPRSNPATYTGLFDFIRDLFSQTPEAKIRGYKQGRFSFNVKGGRCEACRGDGIIKIEMHFLPDVYVPCEVCRGQRYNRETLEVSFKGKNIAEILDMTVAEAVEFFAAVPRIARKLQTLQDVGLGYIKLGQPATTLSGGEAQRVKLATELSRRSTGKTLYILDEPTTGLHVADVDKLLKVLQRLVEAGDSVLIIEHNLDVIKTADYIIDLGPEGGSRGGEIVAIGTPEEIAAVPASYTGQFLGKHLGI; encoded by the coding sequence ATGACCCAGGATTATATCAAGGTACGGGGCGCCCGTGTCCATAACCTCAAAAACATTGATGTCGATATTCCGCGGGATAAGCTCGTTGTTATTACCGGCCTGTCCGGTTCAGGAAAATCATCTCTAGCTTTTGACACCATTTACGCTGAAGGCCAAAGACGCTATGTTGAGTCCCTTTCAGCTTATGCCCGCCAGTTTCTGGGCCAGATGGACAAACCGGATGTCGATTATATTGAAGGACTATCACCCGCAATCTCCATTGATCAGAAGACGACCAGCCGCAACCCGCGATCAACTGTAGGAACGGTAACAGAAATCTATGATTATCTCAGACTGCTTTATGCAAGGGTCGGCCATCCGCATTGTCCGAACTGCGGCAAAGAGATCAGTCAGCAGACCGTTCAACAGATGGTCGATCAATTGCTGACCTATCCGGAGAAAAGCCGTCTGCAGATTCTGGCACCGGTAATCAAAGGGAAAAAAGGAGAGCACGTCCGGACACTCGAACAGGTCAGAAAAAGTGGCTACGTCCGGGTGAGGGTGGACGGAGAAGTCAGAGACCTCAGTGAGGAAATACTTCTCGAAAAAAACAAAAAGCACTCCATTGATGTGGTTGTCGACAGAATTTCCCTGAAGCCCGACAGCACCGCCCGGCTCGCCGACTCAATCGAGACTGCGCTAAAGCTCGCCGAAGGCACGGTCCTGGTCGACATCGCGGGTCGGGAAGAGATTCTGTTCAGCGAAAACTTTGCGTGCCCGGACTGCGGAATTGCAATCGACGAGATTGCTCCAAGACTATTTTCCTTCAACAGCCCATTCGGGGCCTGTCCGTCGTGTACCGGACTCGGAGCGAATCTGGAAGCAGATATCGATCTGATTATCCCTGACCGCAGCAAGTCGATCAATGAAGGTGCAATCGTGCCGTGGGCGAAATCGAGTTCGAGCTATTATCCTGCCCTGCTGCAGGGGCTGGCCGAAAAATTCGGCTTCAGTCTGGACTGCCCGGTGAAAGATCTGACACCGGAGCAGTGGCAGGCCCTGGTCTATGGCTCTGATTCACCGATTAAATTCAGTTACTACAATGTCTTTGATGAATTAAAATATTGGAAAGCGCCTTTTGAAGGACTGGTGCCGTATTTTAACCGCCGATATAAGGAATCGACCTCGGACTATGTCCGGAATGAAATAGAAGGTCTGATGACAGAGAAACCGTGCCCGGCCTGTCAGGGCAAGAGGCTGAAACCGGAAGCGCTGGCTGTAAAGATTAATCGTTTATCTATCTATGAGCTGACCCGGCTTACCGTGATGGAGTCCCTGGACTTTTTTAAAAAGATCGTTCTAAGTGAAAAGGAACAGATGATTGCGCGTCAGGTTTTGAAAGAAATCAAAGAAAGGCTTGGTTTTCTTGTTAATGTCGGGCTGGACTACCTGACGCTGGATCGTGCCGCCGGGACACTTTCAGGCGGGGAGGCCCAGAGGATCCGTCTGGCCACGCAGATTGGTTCGAGTCTCACCGGCGTGCTGTATGTGCTGGATGAGCCAAGCATCGGTCTGCACCAGCGCGATAACGCTAAACTGCTGGACACGTTGAAAAAACTGCGGGACTTGGGGAACACGCTTTTGGTCGTGGAACATGATGAGGATACGCTTTTGGAGGCCGACCATATCATTGATATCGGCCCTGGTGCCGGAGCCCATGGGGGGCATATTGTGGCGCAGGGAGATCTGGAAGCGATCAAGGCGTGTGAAGCTTCGATTACCGGGCAGTATCAGACCGGTCGAAAAAAGATTGAAGTCCCGGCTGAACGCCGTCGGCCGAACGGAAAATGGCTTGAAGTAATCGGCGCAGCCCAGAACAACCTGAAACAGCTCCATGCCAAATTCCCATTGGGTGTGATGACTTGTGTAACAGGCGTGTCCGGATCGGGCAAAAGCACGCTGGTCAACGAAATATTATTCAAAGGGCTTCAGATGGAGCTCAAAATCAGCAGCAAAATCCGTCCCGGGGCTTACCAAGAGCTCAAAGGACTGGAGTATGTCGACAAGGTTATCGACATTGATCAGTCTCCGATCGGGCGTACACCGCGATCCAATCCGGCCACGTACACCGGGCTATTTGATTTTATCCGGGACCTCTTTTCTCAGACGCCGGAAGCGAAAATCAGAGGCTATAAACAAGGCCGGTTCAGCTTCAATGTCAAAGGCGGACGCTGTGAGGCATGCCGGGGAGACGGAATCATAAAAATCGAAATGCATTTTCTTCCGGATGTCTATGTGCCGTGTGAGGTATGCCGCGGGCAGCGTTATAACCGTGAGACCCTGGAGGTAAGCTTTAAAGGAAAAAATATTGCGGAGATCCTCGACATGACGGTTGCTGAAGCGGTTGAATTTTTCGCGGCTGTACCTCGGATTGCTCGGAAACTGCAGACCCTGCAGGATGTTGGCTTAGGCTACATCAAGCTTGGGCAGCCGGCTACGACCCTTTCCGGGGGAGAGGCCCAGCGCGTTAAGTTGGCCACGGAGCTCAGCCGCCGCAGTACGGGGAAAACGCTGTATATTTTGGATGAACCGACGACCGGTCTGCACGTTGCCGATGTGGATAAACTGTTAAAGGTCTTACAGCGCCTCGTTGAGGCGGGCGATTCCGTTTTGATCATTGAGCACAATCTGGACGTGATTAAAACCGCCGATTATATCATCGACCTCGGTCCGGAAGGCGGCAGCCGGGGAGGCGAGATTGTCGCAATTGGTACGCCCGAGGAAATCGCCGCGGTTCCGGCATCATATACAGGACAGTTTTTAGGAAAACATCTGGGAATTTAG
- a CDS encoding sensor histidine kinase produces MTSWLLGTKLVIILYSIFCYVLTGMTNLPLVLLLLLIYIIVSMFHIISSKESVKKTWMVLICVFLILSAFYASNLFVFLLPLNLLELFHQFGKNPLYALISTSLPLFLLAGSIIPEYLLISLLSAMIYELSLKSSMRIARLAADNDFLREKNHSLYGRLHSGTEYENQVKYLSQLEERNTLAQNIHDKIGHVLAGSLIQLEAARVVIDRDQNRSKKIISNVIHVLKEGMEDIRSTLRTIKPAPEQLGINRLKAILDEHSFNSQMKTHLNYRGDLNCITHSQWRIILENVREALTNILKYSSAGEVKINLEIMNKLIKVEIKDNGVGAISIKKGLGLEGMEERTESCGGKLILDSSDGFSVITLLPVKGAENAD; encoded by the coding sequence ATGACCAGCTGGCTTTTGGGCACGAAATTAGTGATTATTCTATATAGTATTTTTTGCTATGTACTGACTGGGATGACCAATTTACCCCTGGTGCTGTTACTTCTACTTATCTATATCATTGTGAGTATGTTTCATATTATTTCCTCCAAGGAATCCGTAAAAAAAACATGGATGGTTTTGATATGTGTTTTTCTGATTCTCTCTGCTTTCTATGCCTCTAATCTCTTTGTTTTTCTTTTGCCGTTAAACTTATTGGAATTGTTTCACCAGTTCGGGAAAAATCCATTATATGCCCTGATCTCTACATCTCTTCCTCTTTTCTTGCTTGCGGGGAGTATTATCCCGGAATATCTGCTGATCAGTCTTTTGAGCGCCATGATTTATGAACTGTCCCTAAAATCTTCGATGCGCATTGCCCGCCTGGCCGCGGACAACGATTTCTTAAGAGAAAAGAACCATTCTCTTTACGGCCGTTTGCACTCCGGTACCGAATATGAAAACCAGGTCAAGTATTTAAGCCAGCTGGAAGAAAGAAATACGCTTGCGCAAAATATTCACGATAAAATTGGGCATGTCCTTGCCGGAAGCCTGATCCAGCTTGAAGCCGCCCGCGTGGTGATTGACCGGGACCAGAATAGATCAAAGAAGATTATCTCCAATGTTATCCATGTCTTGAAAGAAGGCATGGAGGATATCCGTTCCACACTCAGAACTATCAAACCAGCTCCTGAGCAGCTTGGCATTAATCGTTTGAAAGCGATTCTGGATGAGCATTCATTTAACAGCCAAATGAAAACACATTTGAACTACCGGGGTGATCTGAACTGCATTACCCATTCACAATGGAGAATCATCCTGGAAAATGTCCGGGAAGCACTGACAAATATATTGAAATATTCATCCGCCGGAGAAGTGAAAATAAACCTTGAAATAATGAATAAACTTATTAAAGTCGAAATAAAAGATAATGGAGTCGGTGCCATATCGATTAAGAAGGGATTGGGGCTGGAAGGGATGGAGGAAAGAACGGAAAGCTGCGGAGGCAAACTAATTCTGGACAGTTCAGACGGTTTTTCCGTCATTACCTTACTGCCTGTGAAAGGAGCAGAAAATGCCGATTAA
- a CDS encoding ABC transporter ATP-binding protein has product MSILVMENVTKKFGDVIAVDNMNISIAQGEIFGLLGPNGAGKSTAINMIIGLLSIDKGTISILNKDTKRNKAFSKKNTGIVPQDIAIYEDLTTLENVKFFAGLYDLRGDELNKAAAEALEFTGLSDKANSYPKSFSGGMKRRLNIACAITHKPKLIIMDEPTVGIDPQSRNHILQSVKKLNQMGCTIIYTSHYMEEVEEICSRIAIMDHGKVIALGSKEELKALLTDSNIVWITVNDSITKAVEDKIREIPGVLQMDIEENTLKISTAKEVHNLDKIICYFTENKFSIKSVESRTPDLETVFLSLTGRSLRD; this is encoded by the coding sequence ATGAGCATCCTGGTAATGGAAAATGTTACGAAAAAATTCGGTGATGTCATTGCTGTGGATAACATGAATATCAGCATTGCACAGGGAGAAATATTTGGACTTTTGGGACCGAACGGCGCAGGTAAAAGCACCGCTATTAACATGATTATTGGCTTATTATCCATCGATAAAGGGACGATCTCTATTCTGAATAAAGATACGAAAAGAAACAAAGCCTTTTCGAAGAAAAACACAGGCATAGTTCCCCAGGATATTGCCATTTATGAAGATCTGACCACGCTGGAAAATGTCAAATTTTTTGCGGGCCTTTACGATCTGCGAGGGGATGAGCTGAATAAGGCAGCGGCTGAGGCGCTTGAATTTACCGGATTAAGCGATAAGGCAAACAGTTATCCAAAAAGCTTTTCCGGGGGCATGAAAAGACGGCTGAATATCGCCTGTGCGATTACCCATAAACCGAAATTGATTATCATGGATGAGCCTACCGTAGGTATCGATCCACAATCCCGGAATCATATCCTGCAATCTGTTAAGAAATTAAATCAGATGGGCTGTACGATCATTTATACCAGCCATTACATGGAAGAAGTCGAAGAAATCTGTTCCCGAATCGCGATCATGGATCACGGCAAAGTGATTGCCCTGGGCAGCAAAGAAGAGTTGAAAGCGCTGTTAACCGACTCCAATATTGTCTGGATTACCGTTAACGACTCGATCACGAAAGCTGTCGAAGACAAGATCAGGGAAATACCCGGGGTTCTTCAGATGGACATTGAAGAAAATACGCTAAAAATTAGCACTGCCAAAGAAGTCCACAACCTTGATAAAATTATCTGTTACTTTACCGAAAACAAGTTCTCAATCAAAAGTGTTGAGAGCAGAACACCGGACCTGGAAACTGTATTTCTGTCGCTGACCGGCCGCAGTCTAAGGGATTAG
- a CDS encoding response regulator transcription factor codes for MPIKVLIADDDILIREGLKIILQNDERFEVTACVGNGLQAIQYCESQKVDIVLLDVRMPVMDGLQASRGISEKTTVKPLILTTFDDDDFILTAVKNGSRGYLLKNSSPDRIMDAIKMVYEGGIVMQDSVMKKIREELVTNPKVKIAEDLFSDREMDIIKLISKGLANREIAKELYVSEGTVKNHITSILNKTELEHRTQIAIYYLTGSRS; via the coding sequence ATGCCGATTAAAGTACTTATCGCCGATGACGACATCCTGATTCGGGAAGGGCTTAAAATCATACTTCAAAACGACGAACGTTTTGAAGTAACCGCCTGTGTGGGAAATGGCCTGCAGGCCATCCAATACTGTGAATCCCAGAAAGTCGATATCGTGCTGCTTGATGTCAGGATGCCTGTCATGGACGGCCTGCAGGCTTCCAGAGGAATATCTGAGAAAACGACCGTCAAGCCACTGATCCTGACCACATTTGACGACGATGATTTTATTCTGACGGCTGTAAAAAACGGTTCGAGAGGGTATTTGCTGAAGAACAGTTCCCCTGACCGGATCATGGACGCGATAAAAATGGTATATGAGGGCGGCATTGTGATGCAGGACAGTGTGATGAAAAAAATTCGGGAGGAACTGGTCACGAATCCCAAAGTCAAAATTGCTGAAGATCTTTTCTCTGATAGAGAAATGGATATCATCAAACTTATCTCCAAAGGCCTTGCTAATCGCGAAATAGCAAAGGAGCTCTATGTCTCGGAAGGTACGGTAAAAAATCATATCACTTCCATCCTGAATAAAACGGAGCTTGAGCACAGAACCCAAATTGCGATTTATTACCTGACCGGTTCCAGATCATAA
- the uvrB gene encoding excinuclease ABC subunit UvrB has protein sequence MEFRLRAPYSLSGDQPQAVDKLTEGVLAGKKHQTLLGVTGSGKTFTMASIIERIQKPTLVFAHNKTLAGQLYCEFKEFFPENAVEYFVSYYDYYQPEAYVPSNDLYIEKDASINEEIEKLRHSATAALFERRDVIVIASVSCIYGMGSPDEYRDMVLSLRQGQEIERNQMLRKLVEIQYDRNDTAFYRGTFRVRGDVVEVCPASTDEKAVRIEMFGDEIEHLYEVNLLTGEILGERKHISIFPNSHYVTERDKLMLAAENIEQELEERLQYFRSREKLLEAQRLEQRTRYDIEMLREMEFCNGIENYSRHLTFRKPGETPYTLLHFFPKDFLMFIDESHQTLPQVRGMFEGDRSRKSTLVEHGFRLPSAMDNRPLRFSEFEIVVPQRVYVSATPGPYEMEHCREVVEQIIRPTGLIDPEIIVRPTQGQIDDLIGEIRQRIARDERILVTTLTKRMSEDLTDYLKQLNINVRYLHSDIQTLERLEILRELRLGEIDVIVGINLLREGLDLPEVSLVAILDADKEGFLRSERSLIQTVGRAARNVNGKVIMYADNMTESMKAAIGETNRRRAIQEEYNRAHGIIPQTIRKQIYQVPEATKVAEKKTAYGEKGGKLTPEEQEKTIQVLEEEMLKAARELDFERAADLRDAIIELKGEYAGMTRSSRSKSGKNYSSEKQNRSRKKRR, from the coding sequence ATGGAATTTCGACTGCGGGCTCCTTATAGTCTTTCTGGAGATCAGCCCCAGGCAGTGGACAAGCTTACTGAAGGCGTTCTAGCCGGTAAAAAGCACCAAACGCTGCTTGGTGTTACCGGATCGGGTAAAACATTTACAATGGCCAGCATCATTGAACGCATTCAAAAACCGACCCTGGTCTTTGCACACAATAAGACGCTGGCCGGACAGCTGTATTGCGAGTTTAAGGAATTTTTTCCGGAGAATGCGGTTGAATATTTTGTCAGTTATTATGATTATTATCAGCCGGAAGCTTATGTTCCATCCAATGACCTCTACATTGAAAAAGACGCTTCAATCAATGAGGAAATAGAAAAATTGCGGCACTCGGCCACAGCTGCGTTGTTTGAAAGAAGAGACGTCATTGTTATCGCAAGTGTTTCCTGTATCTATGGTATGGGCTCTCCGGATGAGTACCGGGATATGGTTCTGTCTTTGCGGCAGGGCCAGGAAATAGAACGCAATCAGATGCTGCGCAAGCTGGTTGAAATCCAGTACGACCGGAATGATACCGCCTTTTATCGTGGAACTTTCCGGGTAAGAGGGGATGTCGTCGAGGTATGTCCTGCTTCTACGGATGAAAAGGCAGTCCGGATTGAAATGTTCGGCGATGAAATTGAGCATCTTTATGAGGTGAATCTTCTGACCGGTGAAATCCTGGGAGAACGAAAACATATCTCGATTTTTCCAAACTCCCACTATGTGACCGAACGTGATAAATTAATGCTGGCAGCTGAAAATATTGAGCAGGAGCTTGAAGAGCGCCTGCAATATTTCCGTTCCAGGGAAAAGCTGCTGGAGGCTCAGCGCCTCGAACAGAGAACCCGCTACGATATTGAAATGCTTCGGGAGATGGAATTTTGCAACGGTATTGAAAATTATTCCAGGCATCTTACCTTCCGCAAACCAGGAGAAACACCCTATACTTTGCTGCACTTTTTCCCGAAGGATTTCCTGATGTTCATTGATGAATCGCATCAGACTCTGCCGCAGGTCAGAGGCATGTTTGAGGGAGACCGTTCCAGGAAAAGCACGCTGGTGGAGCATGGTTTCCGCCTGCCCTCTGCCATGGATAACCGGCCGCTGCGTTTTTCTGAATTTGAAATAGTTGTACCCCAAAGGGTCTATGTCAGTGCGACTCCCGGACCATACGAAATGGAGCACTGCCGCGAGGTTGTCGAACAGATTATCCGGCCCACAGGTCTGATTGACCCGGAAATCATTGTGAGGCCCACCCAGGGACAGATTGATGACCTGATCGGCGAGATCCGGCAGCGGATTGCCAGGGACGAAAGAATTCTCGTGACCACACTGACCAAGAGAATGTCCGAAGACCTGACAGACTATCTGAAACAGCTGAATATTAATGTCAGATATCTTCATTCTGATATTCAGACCCTTGAGAGGCTGGAAATCTTAAGAGAACTCCGTCTTGGAGAAATCGATGTGATTGTCGGGATTAACCTTTTAAGAGAAGGCCTTGATTTGCCTGAGGTATCGCTGGTGGCGATCCTTGATGCTGATAAGGAAGGATTCTTAAGATCGGAAAGGTCTTTGATCCAGACTGTGGGCCGGGCGGCACGTAATGTCAACGGAAAAGTCATCATGTATGCGGACAATATGACGGAATCCATGAAAGCCGCGATTGGTGAGACCAACCGTCGCCGAGCGATCCAGGAAGAATATAACAGAGCACACGGGATTATCCCGCAGACCATTCGCAAGCAGATCTATCAAGTGCCTGAAGCGACGAAAGTTGCGGAGAAAAAGACGGCTTATGGGGAAAAAGGCGGCAAGTTAACACCTGAGGAACAGGAAAAAACCATTCAGGTCCTGGAAGAAGAGATGCTTAAGGCTGCCAGGGAACTGGATTTTGAACGCGCAGCTGACTTGAGGGATGCGATCATTGAACTGAAGGGAGAATATGCTGGTATGACACGGAGCAGCCGCTCTAAATCCGGCAAAAACTATTCTTCCGAGAAACAGAACAGATCCCGTAAAAAAAGAAGGTAA